Proteins encoded in a region of the Tachyglossus aculeatus isolate mTacAcu1 chromosome 25, mTacAcu1.pri, whole genome shotgun sequence genome:
- the LY96 gene encoding lymphocyte antigen 96, giving the protein MFPLFLWTALLGSAALEGPESRLLCTSPDLSISYSFCGGISHMLSLGVKSCLTKDNTKDDLYLFFVPKRDIIELSVAIQVWFKAVQVAKFTEPLCRGFDDEYSFCGVLKGETINITVPFSYRKFIFPQGQYTVLFEGISGRSNDLIFCVNATVILK; this is encoded by the exons ATGTTTCCACTCTTCCTCTGGACGGCCCTGCTGGGGTCCGCAGCCCTCGAAGGCCCGGAGAGCCGGCTCCTCTGCACCTCGCCGGACCTGTCCATCTCCTACTCCTTCTGCG GTGGCATCTCTCACATGCTCTCCCTTGGAGTCAAAAGCTGTTTGACGAAAGACAACACCAAGGATGACCTGTACCTTTTCTTCGTCCCCA AGAGAGACATTATCGAGTTGAGCGTGGCTATCCAGGTGTGGTTCAAGGCTGTCCAGGTGGCCAAATTCACAGAGCCCCTGTGCCGCGGATTTGACGACGAATACTCCTTCTGCGGAGTCCTGAAGGGAG AGACGATCAATATCACCGTGCCGTTCTCCTACAGGAAATTTATTTTTCCCCAG GGGCAGTACACTGTCCTTTTCGAAGGTATATCCGGCAGATCCAACGATTTGATTTTCTGCGTGAACGCCACAGTGATCCTCAAATAA